The following are from one region of the Rhizobacter sp. AJA081-3 genome:
- the hutU gene encoding urocanate hydratase: MNSPADQNRVAHAAAQAARSAPGRIVRAPRGTTLTCKSWLAEAAFRMLQNNLDPDVAERPEELVVYGGIGRAARDWASFDRILECLKELGDDESLLIQSGKPVGVFKTHADAPRVLLANSNLVPKWATWEHFHELDRQGLFMYGQMTAGSWIYIGTQGIVQGTYETFAEAGRQHFGGSMAGRWILTAGLGGMGGAQPLAASFAGAVSLNIECQQASIDFRLRTRYLDRQAKDLDDALRLVKEHTAKGEAISIGLLGNAAEILPELVKRAKAGGLKPDLVTDQTSAHDLINGYLPEGWTVAQWRAAQADPAQHERLKTEAARSCAVHVRAMLDFHAMGVPTVDYGNNIRQVAFDQGVKNAFDFPGFVPAYIRPLFCEGKGPFRWVALSGDPEDIRKTDAKIKQLFPHNTHVHRWLDMAGERIAFQGLPARICWLGLGERHVAGLAFNEMVKSGELKAPIVIGRDHLDTGSVASPNRETEGMKDGTDAVSDWPLLNALLNASGGATWVSLHHGGGVGMGYSQHSGMVIVADGTEAAAKRLARVLVNDCGSGVMRHADAGYELAIRTAREQGLNLPMLRA, from the coding sequence ATGAACTCACCCGCCGACCAGAACCGCGTCGCCCATGCCGCCGCCCAAGCTGCCCGCAGCGCCCCGGGGCGCATCGTCCGTGCCCCGCGCGGCACCACACTGACCTGCAAGTCCTGGCTGGCCGAGGCGGCGTTCCGCATGCTGCAGAACAACCTCGACCCCGACGTGGCCGAACGCCCGGAAGAGCTCGTGGTCTACGGCGGCATCGGCCGTGCCGCACGCGACTGGGCCTCGTTCGACCGCATCCTCGAGTGCCTGAAGGAGCTGGGCGACGACGAATCGCTGCTCATCCAGTCGGGCAAGCCGGTGGGCGTGTTCAAGACCCATGCGGATGCGCCGAGGGTGCTGCTGGCGAACTCCAACCTCGTGCCGAAATGGGCGACCTGGGAGCATTTCCATGAGCTCGACCGCCAGGGCCTGTTCATGTACGGCCAGATGACGGCTGGCTCCTGGATCTACATCGGCACCCAGGGCATCGTGCAGGGTACCTACGAGACCTTCGCCGAGGCCGGCCGCCAGCACTTCGGCGGAAGCATGGCGGGCCGCTGGATCCTCACAGCGGGCCTGGGCGGCATGGGCGGCGCGCAGCCGCTGGCCGCCAGCTTCGCCGGCGCGGTGTCGCTGAACATCGAGTGCCAGCAGGCCAGCATCGACTTCCGCCTGCGCACACGCTATCTCGACAGGCAGGCGAAGGACCTCGACGACGCGCTGCGCCTGGTCAAGGAGCACACCGCGAAGGGCGAGGCGATCTCCATCGGCCTGCTGGGCAATGCCGCGGAAATCCTGCCCGAGCTGGTCAAGCGCGCCAAGGCCGGCGGCCTGAAACCCGACCTCGTCACCGACCAGACCTCGGCGCACGACCTCATCAACGGCTACCTGCCCGAAGGCTGGACGGTGGCGCAGTGGCGCGCCGCGCAGGCCGACCCGGCGCAGCACGAGCGGCTGAAGACCGAGGCGGCGCGCTCCTGCGCCGTGCATGTGCGCGCGATGCTCGACTTCCACGCCATGGGTGTGCCCACCGTCGACTATGGCAACAACATCCGCCAGGTGGCGTTCGACCAGGGCGTGAAGAACGCGTTCGACTTCCCCGGCTTCGTGCCCGCCTACATCCGGCCGCTGTTCTGCGAGGGCAAGGGGCCGTTCCGCTGGGTGGCGCTGTCGGGCGACCCGGAGGACATCCGCAAGACCGACGCCAAGATCAAGCAGCTGTTCCCGCACAACACCCACGTGCACCGATGGCTGGACATGGCGGGCGAGCGCATCGCCTTCCAGGGCCTGCCGGCGCGCATCTGCTGGCTGGGCCTGGGCGAACGCCATGTCGCCGGGCTGGCCTTCAACGAGATGGTGAAGAGCGGCGAGCTGAAGGCACCGATCGTCATCGGCCGCGACCACCTCGACACCGGCTCGGTGGCCAGCCCGAACCGCGAAACCGAGGGCATGAAGGACGGCACCGACGCCGTGTCAGACTGGCCGCTACTCAACGCACTGCTCAACGCCTCGGGCGGCGCCACCTGGGTGTCGTTGCACCACGGCGGCGGCGTCGGCATGGGTTATTCGCAGCACTCGGGCATGGTAATCGTCGCCGACGGCACCGAGGCGGCGGCGAAACGCCTCGCGCGCGTGCTCGTCAACGACTGCGGCAGCGGCGTCATGCGCCACGCCGACGCAGGCTACGAACTGGCCATCCGCACGGCGCGCGAGCAGGGTCTGAACCTGCCGATGCTGCGCGCATGA
- the hutI gene encoding imidazolonepropionase — protein sequence MNPPIDLLLRNVRIVTCTDDVCAITPPAFVAIFGGLIAGLGPMTQLDPDAAVVKELDGEGALLTPGFIDCHTHLVHAGHRAREFEMRLHGASYEEIARAGGGIVSTVRQTREAVPSDLMAQSARRLAELMAHGVTTVEIKSGYGLSLKDELKCLKVARDLGQRLPVNVRTTLLAAHAVPPEFAGRADEYISHVTQHIVPEAARLHLADAVDAFCETIAFDLLQTRRVFQAARQHGLPVKLHADQLSNMGGAALAAEFGALSADHLEHVDEAGVMAMANAGTVAVMLPGAYYFLRDTHVPPIELFRRHGVPMAVATDCNPGSSPTTHLPLMMNMACTLFRMTPAEALLGVTRHAASALGVLDSHGTIELAKAADLCLWDVDHPAELAYAIGASPLRARFHNGRQHPLQ from the coding sequence ATGAATCCGCCGATCGACCTTCTGCTGCGCAATGTGCGCATCGTCACCTGCACCGACGACGTCTGCGCCATCACGCCGCCGGCGTTCGTGGCCATCTTCGGTGGCCTGATCGCCGGCCTCGGCCCGATGACCCAGCTCGACCCGGACGCCGCGGTGGTGAAGGAACTGGATGGCGAAGGGGCCCTGCTCACGCCCGGCTTCATCGACTGCCACACGCACCTGGTGCACGCCGGGCACAGAGCGCGCGAGTTCGAGATGCGTCTGCACGGCGCCAGCTACGAAGAGATCGCACGCGCCGGCGGCGGCATCGTCTCGACGGTGCGGCAGACGCGCGAGGCGGTGCCCTCCGACCTGATGGCGCAGTCGGCACGCCGCCTGGCCGAGCTGATGGCGCACGGCGTCACCACGGTGGAGATCAAGTCGGGTTACGGCCTGTCGCTCAAAGACGAGCTGAAGTGCCTGAAGGTGGCACGCGACCTCGGCCAGCGATTGCCGGTCAACGTGCGCACCACGCTGCTCGCCGCGCATGCGGTGCCGCCTGAGTTCGCCGGCCGCGCCGACGAGTACATCAGCCACGTCACGCAGCACATCGTGCCGGAGGCGGCGCGCCTGCACCTGGCCGACGCGGTGGACGCCTTCTGCGAGACCATCGCCTTCGACCTGCTGCAGACGCGGCGCGTGTTCCAGGCGGCTCGCCAGCACGGTCTGCCCGTCAAGCTGCATGCCGATCAACTCTCCAACATGGGCGGCGCGGCGCTGGCTGCCGAGTTCGGCGCGCTGTCGGCGGATCATCTGGAGCATGTCGACGAAGCCGGCGTGATGGCGATGGCGAACGCCGGCACGGTGGCGGTGATGCTGCCTGGCGCCTACTATTTCCTGCGCGACACGCACGTGCCGCCGATTGAGCTGTTCCGCCGCCACGGCGTGCCGATGGCCGTGGCCACCGACTGCAACCCCGGCAGCAGCCCGACCACGCACCTGCCGTTGATGATGAACATGGCCTGCACGCTCTTTCGAATGACGCCGGCCGAGGCCTTGCTCGGCGTCACGCGCCATGCCGCCAGCGCGCTGGGCGTGCTCGATTCGCACGGCACCATCGAGCTGGCCAAGGCGGCCGACCTGTGCCTGTGGGACGTCGATCACCCGGCCGAGCTGGCCTACGCGATCGGCGCCAGCCCGCTACGGGCGCGTTTCCACAACGGCCGCCAGCATCCGCTGCAGTAG
- the hutH gene encoding histidine ammonia-lyase translates to MTTLTLAPGALDKPLLERAAAGPLKLAIAASARAGIEASVNAVRELVSRNEPVYGINTGFGKLAQTRIADDQLTQLQKNLVLSHSAGIGQPLAAPVVRLMLLLKAASLAHGVSGVRLEVIEALLALLAHDVLPVIPEKGSVGASGDLAPLAHLAGVLIGVGEAFVGGRRVPALEALPHAGLKPLQLGPKEGLALLNGTQASTALAIHAAQRLERVFDTALAVGAMTVDAAKGSDTPFDDRIHAVRGQRGQREVAARYRAWLKDSALRASHIDCEKVQDPYCLRCQPQVMGACLDQMAHAWGILLIEANGVSDNPLVFADTMEALSGGNFHAEPVAFAADNLALAIAEIGALSERRTAMLMDPGISNLPAFLVEHGGLNSGFMIAQVTAAALASENKSLAHPASVDSLPTSANQEDHVSMATYAARRLHQMLDNTAGVVGIEWLAAAQALDFHRPLRSSPALEAFHARLRAKVPRLVEDRLMAPDIAAATAMVEEGLTP, encoded by the coding sequence ATGACCACGCTCACCCTCGCGCCCGGCGCCCTCGACAAGCCGCTGCTCGAACGCGCCGCCGCCGGCCCGCTGAAGCTGGCCATCGCGGCCTCGGCCCGCGCCGGCATCGAGGCCAGCGTGAATGCGGTGCGCGAGCTGGTCTCGCGCAACGAACCGGTCTACGGCATCAACACCGGCTTCGGCAAGCTGGCCCAGACGCGCATCGCCGACGACCAGCTCACGCAGCTGCAGAAGAACCTGGTGCTGTCGCACAGCGCGGGCATCGGGCAGCCGCTGGCGGCACCGGTGGTGCGCCTGATGCTGCTGCTCAAGGCGGCGAGCCTGGCGCACGGCGTGTCGGGCGTGCGTTTGGAGGTGATCGAGGCGTTGCTCGCATTGCTGGCGCACGACGTGCTGCCCGTCATCCCCGAGAAGGGCTCGGTCGGCGCTTCCGGCGACCTCGCACCGCTGGCGCATCTGGCTGGCGTGCTGATCGGCGTCGGCGAGGCCTTCGTCGGCGGCCGCCGCGTGCCGGCGCTCGAGGCCTTGCCGCACGCCGGCTTGAAGCCGCTGCAGCTCGGGCCCAAGGAAGGCCTTGCGCTCCTCAACGGCACGCAGGCCTCGACCGCGCTGGCGATCCACGCGGCGCAGCGGCTGGAGCGGGTGTTCGACACCGCGCTGGCCGTCGGCGCCATGACGGTGGACGCCGCGAAAGGATCGGACACGCCCTTCGACGACCGCATCCATGCCGTGCGCGGCCAACGCGGCCAGCGTGAGGTGGCCGCACGCTACCGTGCCTGGTTGAAGGACAGCGCGCTGCGCGCCTCGCACATCGACTGCGAGAAGGTGCAGGACCCGTACTGCCTGCGCTGCCAGCCGCAGGTGATGGGCGCCTGCCTCGACCAGATGGCGCATGCCTGGGGCATCCTGCTGATCGAGGCCAACGGCGTGTCGGACAACCCGCTGGTCTTCGCCGACACGATGGAGGCGCTGTCCGGCGGCAACTTCCACGCCGAGCCGGTTGCCTTCGCGGCCGACAACCTGGCGCTGGCCATCGCCGAGATCGGCGCGCTTTCCGAGCGCCGCACGGCGATGCTGATGGATCCGGGCATCTCCAACCTGCCGGCCTTCCTGGTCGAGCATGGCGGGCTCAACTCGGGCTTCATGATCGCGCAGGTGACGGCGGCCGCGCTCGCCTCGGAGAACAAATCGCTGGCGCATCCGGCCAGCGTCGATTCGCTGCCCACCTCGGCGAACCAGGAAGACCATGTGTCGATGGCCACCTATGCCGCGCGCCGCCTGCACCAGATGCTGGACAACACGGCCGGCGTGGTCGGCATCGAGTGGCTGGCGGCGGCGCAGGCGCTGGATTTCCACCGGCCGCTGCGCTCGTCACCCGCGCTGGAGGCTTTCCACGCCCGCCTGCGCGCCAAGGTGCCGCGCCTTGTCGAAGACCGGCTGATGGCGCCGGACATCGCCGCCGCCACGGCGATGGTCGAAGAGGGCCTCACGCCCTGA
- the hutG gene encoding N-formylglutamate deformylase yields MESDIFALTRGTAPLLVSVPHAGVHIPSALERRMTPAALQRADVDWHLPHLYGFARAMGATLLTANYARHVIDLNRPPQDESLYPGQDVTGLLPMDTFRKEPLYLPGEAPDAVERDERRERYWQPYHDALRSELDRLRGLHDHVVLWDAHSICSVLPRFFEGRLPDLNLGTADGHACAPALQAAVEAQMAAQSDYSHVSNGRFKGGWITRHYGDPSRGVHALQLEMCQCTYMDETAPFAYRTDLAARVQPLLQRMLAAVVETRP; encoded by the coding sequence ATGGAATCGGACATCTTTGCACTGACCCGGGGCACGGCGCCGCTGCTGGTGTCGGTGCCGCACGCGGGCGTGCACATCCCGAGCGCGCTGGAGCGCCGCATGACGCCGGCCGCGCTGCAGCGCGCCGACGTCGACTGGCACCTGCCGCATCTGTACGGCTTCGCGCGGGCGATGGGCGCCACGCTGCTGACGGCGAACTACGCACGCCACGTGATCGACCTGAACCGCCCGCCGCAGGACGAGAGCTTGTACCCCGGCCAGGACGTGACCGGCCTGCTGCCGATGGACACCTTCCGCAAGGAGCCGCTGTACCTGCCCGGCGAAGCGCCCGACGCCGTCGAGCGCGACGAACGCCGCGAACGCTACTGGCAGCCGTACCACGATGCGCTGCGCAGCGAGCTCGACCGCCTGCGTGGCCTGCACGATCACGTGGTGCTGTGGGACGCGCACTCGATCTGCAGCGTGCTGCCGCGTTTCTTCGAGGGCCGGCTGCCCGACCTCAATCTGGGCACCGCCGATGGCCACGCCTGTGCGCCGGCGCTTCAGGCCGCCGTCGAGGCGCAGATGGCGGCGCAGAGCGACTACAGCCACGTCAGCAACGGCCGCTTCAAGGGCGGCTGGATCACGCGGCACTATGGCGACCCGTCTCGAGGCGTTCATGCCTTGCAGCTCGAGATGTGCCAATGCACCTACATGGACGAGACCGCGCCCTTCGCCTACCGCACCGACCTCGCGGCGCGCGTGCAGCCGCTACTGCAGCGGATGCTGGCGGCCGTTGTGGAAACGCGCCCGTAG
- a CDS encoding HutD family protein: MTAGPAGVQRIDVNALPTQRWKNGAGTTREVARGPADASFDDFEWRISLAEIERDAPFSAFPGIERCIVLLQGTGMELLGETGNAVQVLNRMVPWTFDGERALSAHLTGGACSDFNVMTRRGRWRADVRVLHGAAAVASGHVTLLLAVEGAWQVGQERIEPMQALLWHGLEEPITVGPRTPGAAPKLIHVRLCHDPFR, translated from the coding sequence ATGACCGCCGGCCCGGCGGGAGTCCAACGCATCGACGTCAATGCACTGCCGACGCAGCGCTGGAAGAACGGCGCCGGCACGACGCGCGAAGTGGCGCGCGGCCCGGCAGACGCGAGCTTCGACGACTTCGAATGGCGCATCAGCCTGGCCGAGATCGAGCGCGATGCGCCGTTCTCGGCCTTCCCCGGCATCGAGCGCTGCATCGTGTTGCTGCAAGGCACAGGGATGGAACTGCTCGGCGAGACCGGCAACGCCGTACAGGTCCTGAATCGCATGGTGCCGTGGACCTTCGACGGCGAACGGGCGCTGTCGGCGCACCTGACCGGCGGCGCCTGCAGCGACTTCAACGTGATGACGCGGCGTGGCCGCTGGCGCGCCGACGTGCGCGTGCTGCACGGTGCGGCCGCGGTGGCCTCGGGCCACGTCACGCTGCTGCTCGCGGTCGAGGGCGCCTGGCAGGTCGGCCAGGAAAGGATCGAGCCGATGCAGGCGCTGCTGTGGCATGGCCTGGAGGAGCCGATCACGGTCGGCCCGCGCACGCCGGGCGCCGCGCCGAAGTTGATCCACGTGCGCCTGTGCCACGATCCGTTCCGATGA
- a CDS encoding ABC transporter substrate-binding protein, translating to MILKRTLSGLAALAAILTAAPAAAQETPVAIGISGWTGFAPLTLAKEAGLFKKLGLDVSIKKIPQKDRHLAIASGDIQCAATTVETWVVWNANGVATTQIFQLDKSYGADGMVVKPGITKIAELKGKTMAADAPGTAGYFGLAWILKKNGMSVKDVKVVNMGPQPAANAMIAGTDGIDGAMTYEPYLSAVRAKPEAGKIIATTLDYPMVMDTFGCTPKFLKENPKAAQALADGYFAALDMIKADPKKSFEIMGADVKQSGEAFEKSQAYLRWQDKAANQKFFAGEHGQFSKEAADLLLEIGIIKQIPDLKALADTSFIK from the coding sequence ATGATCCTCAAGCGCACCCTTTCCGGCCTCGCGGCCCTTGCCGCCATTCTGACCGCTGCGCCCGCCGCGGCCCAGGAAACCCCTGTGGCCATCGGCATCTCCGGCTGGACCGGTTTCGCGCCGCTGACGCTGGCCAAGGAAGCCGGCCTGTTCAAGAAGCTGGGCCTCGATGTCTCGATCAAGAAGATCCCGCAGAAGGACCGCCACCTCGCCATCGCCTCCGGCGACATCCAGTGCGCCGCCACCACGGTCGAGACCTGGGTGGTCTGGAACGCCAACGGCGTGGCCACCACGCAGATCTTCCAGCTCGACAAGAGCTACGGTGCCGACGGCATGGTCGTCAAGCCGGGCATCACGAAGATCGCCGAGCTCAAGGGCAAGACCATGGCCGCCGACGCGCCGGGCACCGCCGGCTACTTCGGGCTGGCCTGGATCCTGAAGAAGAACGGCATGTCGGTGAAGGACGTGAAGGTGGTCAACATGGGCCCGCAGCCCGCCGCCAACGCGATGATCGCCGGCACTGACGGCATCGACGGCGCGATGACCTACGAGCCCTATCTCAGCGCCGTGCGTGCCAAACCCGAGGCCGGCAAGATCATCGCCACCACGCTCGACTACCCGATGGTGATGGACACCTTCGGCTGCACGCCCAAGTTCCTGAAGGAGAACCCGAAGGCCGCCCAGGCGCTGGCCGACGGCTACTTCGCGGCACTCGACATGATCAAGGCCGACCCGAAGAAGAGCTTCGAGATCATGGGCGCCGACGTCAAGCAGAGCGGCGAGGCCTTCGAGAAGAGCCAGGCCTACCTGCGCTGGCAGGACAAGGCGGCGAACCAGAAGTTCTTCGCTGGCGAGCATGGCCAGTTCAGCAAGGAAGCGGCCGACCTGCTGCTGGAGATCGGCATCATCAAGCAGATCCCCGACCTGAAGGCGCTGGCCGACACCAGCTTCATCAAGTAA
- a CDS encoding ABC transporter ATP-binding protein — protein MSRLSVKGVGRTFPGVNRGAPTLALQPTDLEVADNDFITILGPSGCGKSTLLRIVAGLDTPTQGEVRLDGEPVRGPGAERGMVFQSYTLFPWLTVRENICFGLREKGMAPAQQAEIAARFIAEVGLQGFEGHYPKQLSGGMQQRVALARALANDPKILLLDEPFGALDNQTRALMQELLLSIWELHKKTVLFVTHDVDEAIFMANRCVVFSARPGRIKNELAIDLPYPRHYTVKTTPRFSELKAVVTEDIRAESLKTAQMER, from the coding sequence ATGAGCCGACTCTCCGTCAAGGGCGTCGGCCGCACCTTCCCTGGCGTGAACCGCGGCGCGCCGACGCTGGCGTTGCAGCCGACCGACCTGGAAGTCGCCGACAACGACTTCATCACCATCCTCGGGCCCTCGGGCTGCGGCAAGTCGACGCTGCTGCGCATCGTCGCCGGGCTGGACACGCCGACTCAGGGCGAGGTGCGGCTCGACGGCGAGCCGGTGCGCGGCCCCGGCGCCGAGCGCGGCATGGTGTTCCAGAGCTACACGCTGTTCCCCTGGCTGACGGTGCGCGAGAACATCTGCTTCGGCCTGCGTGAAAAGGGCATGGCGCCGGCCCAGCAGGCCGAGATCGCGGCGCGCTTCATCGCCGAGGTCGGCCTGCAGGGCTTCGAGGGCCACTACCCGAAGCAGCTCTCCGGCGGCATGCAGCAGCGCGTGGCGCTGGCGCGCGCGCTGGCCAACGACCCGAAGATACTGCTGCTCGACGAACCCTTCGGCGCGCTCGACAACCAGACCCGCGCGCTGATGCAGGAGCTGCTGCTGTCGATCTGGGAGTTGCACAAGAAGACCGTGCTGTTCGTGACCCACGACGTCGACGAGGCGATCTTCATGGCCAACCGCTGCGTGGTGTTCAGCGCGCGCCCCGGGCGCATCAAGAACGAGCTCGCGATCGACCTGCCCTACCCGCGCCACTACACGGTGAAGACCACGCCGCGCTTCTCGGAGCTGAAGGCTGTGGTCACCGAGGACATCCGGGCAGAGTCGCTCAAGACCGCCCAGATGGAGCGCTGA
- a CDS encoding formimidoylglutamate deiminase, translated as MNALFAAHALLPTGWASDVLLRWDDDGTLQRVQTGATPDAGTPRASGVMLPGLPNLHSHAFQRAFAGLTEYRGHAQDSFWTWRDLMYRFAAQISPDAMEDIATHLYIEMLCAGYTAVCEFHYVHHDPSGQPYANPAEMSLRLVAAARRAGIGLTMLPVLYQHSGFGAKPPRDDQRRFIGSVDGLLRIVEALRGQGVRCGAAPHSLRAVAAPALHELLGGLDRIDATAPVHVHVAEQIQEVEDCLAWSGQRPVQWLLDHAPVNSRWCLVHATHLDDRERVGTRKRGAVVGLCPSTEANLGDGVFDATAWRGAWGIGSDSHASVDAAEELRLLEYTQRLAKRQRNVLGDATRPDVAEAMWQTAVAGGAQAAGRAIAGLAAGQQADFVVLGDRLLDGLKPAQQLSSHVFASQRRNTVQEVWVGGRCRVQNGQHPGAATAAERFVAARRSLLTELG; from the coding sequence ATGAACGCTCTGTTCGCCGCCCACGCCTTGCTGCCCACGGGCTGGGCGAGCGACGTGCTGCTGCGCTGGGACGACGACGGCACGCTGCAGCGCGTCCAGACGGGCGCGACGCCGGACGCCGGTACGCCACGCGCAAGCGGCGTGATGCTGCCGGGCCTGCCCAACCTGCATTCGCACGCGTTCCAGCGCGCCTTCGCCGGCCTGACCGAATACCGCGGGCACGCGCAGGACAGCTTCTGGACCTGGCGCGACCTCATGTACCGTTTCGCCGCGCAGATCTCGCCCGACGCGATGGAAGACATCGCCACGCACCTGTACATCGAGATGCTCTGCGCCGGGTACACGGCGGTGTGCGAGTTCCACTACGTGCACCACGATCCGTCAGGTCAGCCCTACGCCAACCCGGCCGAGATGTCGCTGCGCCTGGTGGCCGCGGCGCGCCGCGCGGGCATCGGCCTGACGATGCTGCCAGTGCTCTACCAGCACAGCGGCTTCGGAGCGAAGCCGCCGCGCGACGATCAGCGGCGCTTCATCGGCTCGGTCGACGGCCTGCTGCGCATCGTCGAAGCCCTGCGCGGGCAAGGGGTGCGCTGCGGCGCCGCGCCGCATTCCTTGCGCGCGGTCGCCGCCCCGGCGCTGCACGAACTGCTGGGTGGTCTCGACCGCATCGATGCCACGGCCCCGGTGCATGTGCACGTGGCCGAACAGATCCAGGAAGTCGAGGACTGCCTGGCCTGGAGCGGCCAGCGCCCGGTGCAGTGGCTGCTCGATCACGCGCCGGTGAATTCGCGCTGGTGCCTCGTGCATGCCACGCACCTTGACGACCGCGAGCGCGTGGGCACGCGCAAGCGCGGTGCCGTCGTCGGACTGTGCCCGAGCACCGAGGCGAACCTCGGCGACGGTGTGTTCGATGCCACGGCCTGGCGGGGTGCGTGGGGCATTGGCTCGGACAGCCATGCGAGCGTCGACGCGGCAGAGGAACTCCGGCTGCTCGAGTACACCCAGAGGCTGGCGAAGCGCCAGCGCAACGTGCTGGGCGACGCCACGCGCCCCGACGTGGCCGAAGCGATGTGGCAGACCGCCGTGGCTGGCGGCGCGCAGGCGGCCGGGCGGGCCATCGCGGGACTCGCCGCCGGCCAGCAAGCCGATTTCGTTGTCCTCGGCGACCGGCTGCTCGACGGGCTGAAGCCGGCGCAGCAACTGTCCAGCCATGTCTTCGCCAGCCAGCGAAGAAACACCGTGCAAGAGGTCTGGGTCGGCGGCCGCTGCCGCGTGCAGAATGGCCAGCACCCTGGCGCGGCCACGGCCGCCGAACGTTTCGTCGCCGCCCGTCGCAGCCTGCTCACGGAGCTGGGATGA
- the hutC gene encoding histidine utilization repressor, which produces MTKLAVPRRLPSEEVKDSIRQRIAEGGWQPGMKLPSERELVQQFGCARMTVHHALRELEDEGLIERRQGSGSYVAQLHPISNVLQVRDIRDEIAERRHVHATRVCGVQREKAGADIAAAMRLRKGAVVFHVRLVHLENGVPIQLEDRHVNPALAPDFMTLDFTQVTPSHVLFQHAPLTEAEQVVEAVLADAEQAKWLDIAEGSALLMVSRRTVSQGAVASVARLYHPGSRYRLIGRFSV; this is translated from the coding sequence ATGACCAAGCTCGCCGTGCCGCGCCGCCTGCCCTCCGAGGAGGTCAAGGATTCGATCCGGCAGCGCATCGCCGAAGGCGGCTGGCAGCCCGGCATGAAGCTGCCCTCGGAGCGCGAGCTGGTGCAGCAGTTCGGCTGCGCGCGCATGACGGTGCACCATGCGCTGCGCGAGCTCGAGGACGAAGGCCTGATCGAGCGCCGCCAGGGCTCGGGCTCGTACGTGGCGCAGCTGCACCCGATCTCCAACGTGCTGCAGGTGCGCGACATCCGCGACGAGATCGCCGAGCGCCGCCACGTGCACGCCACCCGGGTGTGCGGCGTGCAGCGCGAGAAGGCCGGCGCCGACATCGCCGCGGCCATGCGCCTGCGCAAGGGCGCCGTGGTCTTCCACGTTCGCCTCGTGCACCTGGAGAACGGCGTGCCCATCCAGCTGGAAGACCGGCACGTCAACCCGGCGCTCGCGCCCGACTTCATGACGCTCGACTTCACCCAGGTCACGCCCTCGCACGTGTTGTTCCAGCACGCGCCGCTGACCGAGGCCGAGCAGGTCGTCGAGGCGGTGCTGGCCGATGCCGAGCAGGCGAAGTGGCTCGACATTGCCGAGGGCAGCGCGCTGCTGATGGTGTCGCGGCGCACGGTGTCGCAAGGTGCGGTGGCCTCGGTGGCGCGCCTGTACCATCCGGGCTCACGCTATCGATTGATCGGCCGCTTTTCGGTCTGA
- a CDS encoding YecA family protein: MQTPHQQAPTRDLTDAEFEELDQLLAATPEPFEPLDAVMLDGYLCGVLVQPVLIETEAWLPHVFDFDGQPLPDDADPVWRERVTALIVRRHAALNRSMTEDGWFDPLILEPDDFNPPRTDDPAASLNPVSQSLMPWVAGFQHAMESFPDLLELPDPAVDIALARLYRHLPAQTAEEREVVATLDKEHPLPTLDDAIEDLIVVVADLDDLTRDLRYKVETVKREEPKVGRNDPCPCGSGKKFKQCHGKA; this comes from the coding sequence ATGCAGACCCCCCACCAGCAAGCCCCGACCCGCGACCTCACCGATGCCGAGTTCGAGGAGCTCGACCAGTTGCTCGCGGCCACACCCGAGCCCTTCGAGCCGCTCGACGCGGTGATGCTCGACGGCTACCTGTGCGGCGTGCTCGTGCAGCCGGTGCTGATCGAAACCGAGGCCTGGCTGCCGCACGTCTTCGACTTCGATGGCCAGCCGCTGCCCGACGACGCCGACCCGGTCTGGCGCGAGCGCGTCACGGCGCTGATCGTGCGCCGCCATGCGGCGCTGAACCGCTCGATGACCGAGGACGGCTGGTTCGACCCGCTGATCCTCGAGCCCGACGACTTCAACCCGCCGCGCACCGACGACCCGGCGGCCAGCCTGAACCCGGTGTCTCAGTCGCTGATGCCCTGGGTGGCCGGTTTCCAGCATGCGATGGAGTCCTTCCCCGACCTGCTTGAGCTGCCCGACCCGGCGGTCGACATCGCGCTGGCCCGCCTGTACCGCCACCTGCCGGCGCAGACGGCCGAAGAGCGCGAAGTCGTCGCCACGCTCGACAAGGAGCACCCGCTGCCCACGCTGGACGACGCGATCGAAGACCTGATCGTCGTCGTCGCCGACCTCGACGACCTGACGCGCGATCTCCGCTACAAGGTCGAGACCGTCAAGCGCGAGGAGCCCAAGGTCGGCCGCAACGACCCCTGCCCGTGCGGCAGCGGCAAGAAGTTCAAGCAGTGCCACGGCAAGGCTTGA